A single region of the Portunus trituberculatus isolate SZX2019 unplaced genomic scaffold, ASM1759143v1 PGA_scaffold_394__5_contigs__length_241797, whole genome shotgun sequence genome encodes:
- the LOC123500528 gene encoding uncharacterized protein LOC123500528, giving the protein MYAVTESVLGTAVFATTMGVRQGSPTSCLLFIIFVNDLIKSIKDNCGDDGFLSWLHILVLMDDTVLLATTRERMLHKIGLMKTFCDNYGMKVNEAKTKFFVVGGNAADMEPLRVAGLEVLRCQQYSYLGATFTADGSVHQAVRTHALAKAAHVSKFVSFLKKNNDIPFQVKKRVFDAALMSAILYGCESWLNADLKLIVKLYNWALKTLLDVRMTTCNDVCYIESGNPPINTVIKKNKGNI; this is encoded by the coding sequence ATGTACGCCGTGACGGAGAGTGTGTTGGGCACCGCTGTGTTCGCCACCACGATGGGAGTGCGCCAGGGATCCCCAACatcttgtcttttgtttattatatttgttaatgACCTGATTAAGTCTATAAAAGATAACTGCGGGGATGATGGGTTTCTCTCTTGGCTGCATATTCTCGTCCTGATGGACGACACTGTATTGTTGGCTACCACGAGGGAGAGAATGCTACATAAGATAGGACTTATGAAAACTTTCTGTGATAATTACGGGATGAAGGTCAATGAGGCAAAGACAAAGTTTTTCGTAGTGGGAGGAAATGCAGCTGATATGGAGCCCCTACGTGTGGCGGGGTTAGAGGTGCTGCGATGCCAGCAGTACTCGTACCTCGGGGCCACCTTCACAGCTGACGGCTCGGTTCACCAGGCAGTCAGGACTCACGCCCTGGCTAAAGCAGCCCATGTCTCCAAGTTCGTATCTTTCCTTAAGAAAAATAACGATATACCATTTCAAGTCAAGAAAAGAGTATTTGATGCTGCATTAATGTCTGCTATTCTTTACGGCTGTGAGTCCTGGCTGAATGCAGACTTAAAACTTATTGTAAAATTGTATAACTGGGCCTTAAAGACATTGTTAGATGTAAGGATGACTACTTGTAATGATGTCTGCTACATTGAGTCGGGAAACCCGCCCATCAATAcagtgataaagaaaaacaaaggaaatatttaA